TATTTAAGTAAAATATATATGTTGTAAACCTAACGCCATTCATCCCACGGTCTAAAGACCATGGGTTTTCTGGCTGTTATATTATAAAAAATTTTCCCACAGTCCACCACTTGGTTTTTTAAAAAACTCCACATATTGGTCGCCCTTTTTACTCGGCAAATAAAATCCCAAATACACCGATGCCAATGCAATATTTCTTGCATAGATTTTACTGTTTGTATTATATTTTCGATCGCCAACAAGGGGATGACCTTCCCCTGCCATTTGCACTCGAATTTGGTGGTGGCGACCTGTATGTAAGGTGATTTCTACCAGACTGACGATTTCGCCATCCATCTCCTTTGTCTTTAACACTTGATACTCAAGCTCTGCCTTTTTTGCTCCCTTTTCATCTGGACTTGCAATCCTTGAAAGATTTAACTTTTCATCTTTGACCAAGTAGTCCACCATTTTCCTTGATTTTGAAAAGTTATCCACAGAAAAATCAAATTGTCCACAGACCAGTGCATAATACTTTTTTTGAATCTTTCTTTCACTGACTTGTTGGCTTAAATTGGCGGCGGCTTCCTTGGTCTTTGCAAACACCATAATGCCACCGACTGGAGTGTCAAGTCGATGGACAACACCGACATAGGTTTTTTCCTTTTTTGTCACAAGATAATTCTTTATTAAGCTTACCATATCTTGTGCCAGTGTGCCAGAGGACTGTGCAGCAACTCCAACCGGTTTTACGACAACAAGAACTTGACCGTCCTCATAGAGCACTTCCACATTTTCTATTTTTCTTTCCATTTGGCCCATATTAACTTCTCTTTCTCTTTTCTTGTATATTGTTTGATGGCATATTCTCTTTTCATGGCATCCTGCTTTGACGCTAACTCCTCCACATAGACAAGTCGAACTGGTCGGCGAATTTTTGTGTACTTTGCCCCTTTTCCTGCATTATGGGTATCTAGACGCTTTCTTACATTGGTTGTCCAACCTGTGTAGAGGGTGTTGTCACTGCAACAGACCATATAGACATAATAGCCATTGTCCTCAGGTACAGAAAATGCCTGAAGCACAGGAAATATTTCTGCATTTGCTTTTGCATTTATCTCTGCACTCAGGCACTGTAATTTACTCATTTGACTCATTCTTCTCTTTTTTTTGTTGAGCATTTGGAGCATTCTTTTCTAGTTCCTCCACTCTCTTTGCTAAGAGGTCAATCTCTAGCTGCATCTGTGTAAAATCAATATTGATTTCCTTTGGCACAGCAACACCGGCCACTCGCACAGGTCTGGCCGGAATGCCCGCTGCGGTCACATCACTTTCAATTCCCTTTAAAAGGACAGCATTGGAAGCAATCTTACAATTGTCACCAACTTCAAATGCACCCAAAATCTTGGCTCCACAACCAACGGTCACATTCTTTCCAAGGGTTGGATGACGCTTTCCCTTATTTGTTCCCACACCGCCAAGGGTAACACCTTGATAAATCGTGCAATTGTCTCCGACAACTGCTGTTTCTCCAATGACAACCCCAGCACCATGATCAATCAAAATGCCATGGCCAAGTTGTGCCCCCGGATGAATTTCGATAAGTGTCCATTTTCTTGCAATTTGTGAGATCAATCTTGCAATAAAATATCTTTTCTTTTTGTAGAAAAAATGGGCAAAGCGATGAAATATCAATGCATGCACGCCCTGATAGAGAAGCAACACTTCGAGAGAATTTCTTGCCGCTGGGTCTCTCTCCTTTACAGCCTGTACATCTAACCAAATATCATGAAAAATCATTTTTCACCTCACACAATTTCTAGCATTTTTATTGCATAATCAATGCCATCATCTGAGGCATTTTTTGTCACAAATGTGGCATGTGGCTCAAGAATTGGGTCATGCTCCCCCATTAAAATGCGATTTTTTGCCACACTGGTAAACATCGAAAGATCATTGCCACTATCTCCAAAGACATAGGCATTTTCTGGTGCAATCTGATAACGCTCAAGCATCATATCAATGGCACTTCCCTTGGATACATTCTCAGGAACACATTCATACATTCCCTGACCACGATCAATAATGGTAAAATCAGAAATTGTTTGAAAAAATCCCTGTTTATCCTCCATTGGATTTTTTGGATCTGTCCATATCACAAACTTATCAAAGTCAAAGTCTTCTCTCGCATAGGCATTATCAAAGGTCGGCCACATTGTCTGAAAAGCTTCAAATGCGTTCTCTAAAACTTGACCATGGCGAAATGGTCTTGCTGGAAAATAAATTCCTTGCTGTGCCTCCAAAATTGCCTCTATGCGATATTTTTCCATATTTTTTTTAATTTCGATTCCACGCTCTCTAGGAATGCGCTGTTGCCAAATGGTTTGATTATCAAGAATAACTTGTGTCCCACAACCGCAGAGCACACCATCGACACTGATCTTTTCTAAGACAGGCTTGACCATACATTCCACACGACCAGTATTAATAAAGACCAGATGACCTGCCCTGCGCACCGCTTCAACTGCTCGGTGTGCTGAGGCAGGTATCTCGCCTGTCTTTTCATCTGTCAGTGTCCCATCAATATCGAAAAAAAGTATTTTCTGAGACATAGCGATTCCTTTTCTTATCGTGCTGCTGTAGTTGCTTGTGTTTCTCCTGCTGCTGTTGTTGCTGTAGTCTCTCCTGCCGCAGTTGTAGCGGTTGTTTCACCTGCTGCTGTAGTTGCTGCTGACTCACCTGCTGCTGCACTTGTCTCTGCTGGCTTTGTAGTTACATTGGCATTGTCAATAACCACTCTAGCTACCTTGTAGTACTTTAAGTTTGTTTGTACCTGTGGTGTTTCGATGTTTTGCTGACCATAGGTCTTAATCAAATCTTCCTTTGAGCTACCAAAAGCCTGCTTGTAATCGTCATCTGTAATCTCTAACTTCTCCTGATCAAAGATTGTATTGACTACGATCTGCTGCTTTACTGAAGTTTCTGCCGCAGTCTTCATATCCTTCTCCAACTGCTCAACGGTTGTACCTGACTGCTTTGCATAGTTTTCAAGATTTGTCTGCATATATTGATAAATCTGCATCTTGTAGTTATTTAACTGTGACTTATACTCATAGTCAATGGCCGCCTGCTCTGGCTTAATATCTGCTGCTTCAACAATCTTTGGAAGGGCCTGTTGCCAGATGGCCTGATCTCTGTTTTGCTTTTCCAATGTTGCCTTAATGTTTTGCTTATAAGCATCAACTGTTGTCTGTGCACCATTGGTCTGCTTTGTTACCCACTCATCGGTAAGCTCTGGCTTTTTCTCATTGTAGATGCCATTGACTGTCACTGTAAATACAGCCTGCTTTCCTGCAAGATCCTTTGCCTGATAGTCCTTAGGGAAGGTCACAGTGACATCCTTTGTCTCGCCCTTCTTTGCACCGATCAATCCGTCTTCAAAACCTGGGATAAATGTTCCGCTACCGAGCTTTAAGTCATATCCCTTTGCACTTCCACCATCAAATTCCTTGCCATCAATCTTGCCGACATAGTCAATATTTACGGTGTCATCCTTTTGTGCTGCACGATCAGTAATCTCAATCTTTTCTGTAGCTGCACTGAGTGCTGCATCTACCTGCTGCTGTACAACTTCATCGGATACTGTAGGATCTGTGATGGTAACTGCAATGCCCTTATAAGACTCAGGCTTTACAGTTGCTGTACCATAGTTGTCTGGCTGTGACAAAGACTCCGTCTCTGGTGGTGTTGTCACTGTCTCAATACTAGCCTTTGGTGATGAAGATGATGAATCCTTCTTGGCATCACCGCCCTTTGAACATCCTGTCATCGCTGCCACAGATAATGCTGCACATACCGCAACGATTGCTAATTTTTTCTTTCTCATTATTCTCTCCTATACGCATTTATTCTTCATAAAAAGCCTTAAAAGCTAAATATGTATTATATAAGTCGAGCTTACTTGAAAGCTCAAATGGTGAGTGCATGGAAATAATTGGAACGCCAAGATCCACCACATCAATATTCATTTCAGCCACAAATTTCGCAATAGTTCCGCCGCCACCGACATCTACTGCGCCAAGCTCTCCGATTTGCCAGTATACACCCGCTTTATCCATAATGTCTATGACTTTTGCCATAAATTCTGCACTGGCATCGGAAGATCCTCCCTTTCCCCTTGCACCTGTGTACTTTGTGAGCACACAGCCGTGGTTAAAGTAGCAGGAATTATTTTCCTCATAGACATCTGAAAATGTTGGGTCATATGCCGCATTGACATCTGCAGATAAACAGGCCGAATGGGCACAAACTTCCTTGACATCTGCTCCCTTATTTTGAGCTAAATAACAAAGATAGTCATAGACATAGCCAGAATCCAGTCCTGTATTTCCCATTGATCCAATCTCTTCTTTGTCAGTCAAAATTGTTACGGATGTGTAGAGTGGATTTTTACATTCAATCTCTGCCATCAATGCTGTGTATGCACAAATCTTATCGTCTTGACCATAGCCCCCAATCATTGAGCGGTCAAGTCCCACATCTCTTGCCTTTGTTGCTGGCACAACTTCAAGCTCTGCACGAGCAAAATCTCTCTCGGTAACGCCATACTTTTCGTGCAAAATCGAAAGAACTTGTAATTTAAATGGCTCCTTAACTTCCTTGTCTTCAAATGGCAGGGAACCCAAAATAATATTCAATTCCTCTCCACGAATGCCATCGGCCAGTGTTCTCTGATTTTGCTTTGCAGAAAGATGTGGCAACAAGTCACTAATATACAAGACAGGATCATTCTCGTCCTCTCCAATATTTACATGCACAACCTCTCCACTTTTCTTTATCATCACGCCATGCATGGCCAGTGGAATGGTCACCCACTGATACTTTCGAATTCCACCATAGTAGTGAGTCTTAAAGTAAGCCAATTCCTTACGCTCATAGAGTGGGTTTGGCTTTAGATCAAGTCTCGGAGAATCAATGTGGGCACCATTGATGCGAACTCCCTCACAGATATCCTTTTTTCCCCAAGTGGTCGCAATAATGGACTTACCTCGATTGACACTATAGACCTTGTCCCCTTGCTTATACTCCTTCTTTGGATCAAACACCGTGTATCCCGCCTTTTCAAGGGCTGCTACCGCAAAGCAAACACATTCCCTTTCAATCTTTGCCTCGTCCAAAAACTTTTTATATCCCTGTGCAAAGGTATCGGCAAGCTCCTTTTGTTCTGGTGCCTCCTTTGCAATGTGAGGATATTGCCAGGTCAATTCCTCTTCTATCTTTTGACCAGCACTCAATGTATCTTTACTCATAGGCTATCACCCCCTATAATTTTAATCCCTTTAACAATGCACCTAAGTTTGTTGCAGCCTCTCCACTTTCCTTATAGTCAAATCTCTCTGTTGGTTCTTCGTTTGTGATCTCTCCCACAGCCTTTTCCAATGCCTTCTTTGAGAGGCTAATCTTTCCTTCTTTAATGCCAATGACCTTGACTTTAATCTCTTCTCCAACCTTTAATGCCGCTGCTGGATTTTTCACCCTATTATGTGAAATTTGAGAAATGTGCAATAATCCTGTCACATCATCATTTAATTTGACAAATGCACCATAGTCCTTGATATTCTCTACCACACCAGTGTAGACATCACCCTCACGAACAGCAGCCACAGCCTCTGCCTTCTTCTCCTGCTCTTTTGCACGCTCAATCTCTCTGTGGCTGAGCACCAATCGATTCTTCTCCTCATCTGCAGTAATCACAATGACCTCCAGACGCTTGTTGAGATAGCTGTTTAAATCTTCCACATAACTTGTCGACAATTGGCTTGCTGGGATGAATGCTCTCTCTCCCTCAAGCTCTGTCACACAACCGCCATTGACAACTTCTGTAATCTTTACCTCAACGACTTGCTTTTCATCCTTCATCTTGGCAAGCAAATCCCACTTGCCTGCATCTGGATCTTCATACTTTTTCCTATTTTTTAAGGACTCTTCAATTTCCTTTTCAAAATCCTTCATTGTCTCTTCTGCCATCTTTTTCTCCTTCTCTGAAAAAACATTATTTGCTTATTATATCATATCTTTGCCTAGTTGGAAGTTTTTTCACAGAAAAAATACAGAAAGCGTTGACAAACCCTTATCTTCCCCTATAAACTAAATAATAACTATTCTTATTTTTATTGTATAGGAGAAAGAAATGAAAACCTTAAATTACAGCCGCCAAAGAGAGGCGTTGATGAAATGCTTAGAAGGGCGTCGTGACCATCCGACTGCAGATGTACTCTTTCAATCTCTTCGAGAGGAAGATCCCAAAATCAGTTTGGCCACTGTCTATCGAAATCTCAATCTTCTCACCAATGCTGGGAAAATCCGCAAAATTTCCTGTGGTGACGGCACAGAGCACTACGATTTTGTAACGGATGATCACTCCCATTTTATTTGCAAGGAGTGTGGAAAGATCATTGATTTAACTATGCACCCAAGCAGTCGAACCCTTCATCGCTATGCAGAAAATAATGAAGAAATTTCTACAATAGAAGGGCACTCCTTG
This region of Lachnospiraceae bacterium oral taxon 096 genomic DNA includes:
- a CDS encoding RNA pseudouridine synthase — translated: MERKIENVEVLYEDGQVLVVVKPVGVAAQSSGTLAQDMVSLIKNYLVTKKEKTYVGVVHRLDTPVGGIMVFAKTKEAAANLSQQVSERKIQKKYYALVCGQFDFSVDNFSKSRKMVDYLVKDEKLNLSRIASPDEKGAKKAELEYQVLKTKEMDGEIVSLVEITLHTGRHHQIRVQMAGEGHPLVGDRKYNTNSKIYARNIALASVYLGFYLPSKKGDQYVEFFKKPSGGLWENFL
- a CDS encoding GIY-YIG nuclease family protein gives rise to the protein MSKLQCLSAEINAKANAEIFPVLQAFSVPEDNGYYVYMVCCSDNTLYTGWTTNVRKRLDTHNAGKGAKYTKIRRPVRLVYVEELASKQDAMKREYAIKQYTRKEKEKLIWAKWKEK
- the cysE gene encoding serine O-acetyltransferase produces the protein MIFHDIWLDVQAVKERDPAARNSLEVLLLYQGVHALIFHRFAHFFYKKKRYFIARLISQIARKWTLIEIHPGAQLGHGILIDHGAGVVIGETAVVGDNCTIYQGVTLGGVGTNKGKRHPTLGKNVTVGCGAKILGAFEVGDNCKIASNAVLLKGIESDVTAAGIPARPVRVAGVAVPKEINIDFTQMQLEIDLLAKRVEELEKNAPNAQQKKEKNESNE
- a CDS encoding HAD family phosphatase, whose translation is MSQKILFFDIDGTLTDEKTGEIPASAHRAVEAVRRAGHLVFINTGRVECMVKPVLEKISVDGVLCGCGTQVILDNQTIWQQRIPRERGIEIKKNMEKYRIEAILEAQQGIYFPARPFRHGQVLENAFEAFQTMWPTFDNAYAREDFDFDKFVIWTDPKNPMEDKQGFFQTISDFTIIDRGQGMYECVPENVSKGSAIDMMLERYQIAPENAYVFGDSGNDLSMFTSVAKNRILMGEHDPILEPHATFVTKNASDDGIDYAIKMLEIV
- the tig gene encoding trigger factor; translation: MRKKKLAIVAVCAALSVAAMTGCSKGGDAKKDSSSSSPKASIETVTTPPETESLSQPDNYGTATVKPESYKGIAVTITDPTVSDEVVQQQVDAALSAATEKIEITDRAAQKDDTVNIDYVGKIDGKEFDGGSAKGYDLKLGSGTFIPGFEDGLIGAKKGETKDVTVTFPKDYQAKDLAGKQAVFTVTVNGIYNEKKPELTDEWVTKQTNGAQTTVDAYKQNIKATLEKQNRDQAIWQQALPKIVEAADIKPEQAAIDYEYKSQLNNYKMQIYQYMQTNLENYAKQSGTTVEQLEKDMKTAAETSVKQQIVVNTIFDQEKLEITDDDYKQAFGSSKEDLIKTYGQQNIETPQVQTNLKYYKVARVVIDNANVTTKPAETSAAAGESAATTAAGETTATTAAGETTATTAAGETQATTAAR
- a CDS encoding aminopeptidase: MSKDTLSAGQKIEEELTWQYPHIAKEAPEQKELADTFAQGYKKFLDEAKIERECVCFAVAALEKAGYTVFDPKKEYKQGDKVYSVNRGKSIIATTWGKKDICEGVRINGAHIDSPRLDLKPNPLYERKELAYFKTHYYGGIRKYQWVTIPLAMHGVMIKKSGEVVHVNIGEDENDPVLYISDLLPHLSAKQNQRTLADGIRGEELNIILGSLPFEDKEVKEPFKLQVLSILHEKYGVTERDFARAELEVVPATKARDVGLDRSMIGGYGQDDKICAYTALMAEIECKNPLYTSVTILTDKEEIGSMGNTGLDSGYVYDYLCYLAQNKGADVKEVCAHSACLSADVNAAYDPTFSDVYEENNSCYFNHGCVLTKYTGARGKGGSSDASAEFMAKVIDIMDKAGVYWQIGELGAVDVGGGGTIAKFVAEMNIDVVDLGVPIISMHSPFELSSKLDLYNTYLAFKAFYEE
- a CDS encoding S1 RNA-binding domain-containing protein, whose product is MAEETMKDFEKEIEESLKNRKKYEDPDAGKWDLLAKMKDEKQVVEVKITEVVNGGCVTELEGERAFIPASQLSTSYVEDLNSYLNKRLEVIVITADEEKNRLVLSHREIERAKEQEKKAEAVAAVREGDVYTGVVENIKDYGAFVKLNDDVTGLLHISQISHNRVKNPAAALKVGEEIKVKVIGIKEGKISLSKKALEKAVGEITNEEPTERFDYKESGEAATNLGALLKGLKL
- a CDS encoding transcriptional repressor, which codes for MKTLNYSRQREALMKCLEGRRDHPTADVLFQSLREEDPKISLATVYRNLNLLTNAGKIRKISCGDGTEHYDFVTDDHSHFICKECGKIIDLTMHPSSRTLHRYAENNEEISTIEGHSLILYGYCKTCQEKRKKTS